In Kitasatospora gansuensis, a genomic segment contains:
- a CDS encoding MarR family winged helix-turn-helix transcriptional regulator: MQSGEQTVRRGLAQGWGALAALYGRIDARLERELQAAHGLSVREYTLLDVLSRQHPGEGGHLRMGEVAEAVVLSQSATTRLVSRLEDRGLLARYLCPTDRRGIYTDVSPAGLELLEQARPTNGAALDAVLTEAAERPELAPLVAVVRGR; the protein is encoded by the coding sequence GTGCAGAGCGGTGAGCAGACGGTGCGACGCGGACTCGCGCAGGGCTGGGGGGCGCTCGCGGCGCTGTACGGACGGATCGACGCCCGGCTGGAGCGCGAGCTGCAGGCGGCGCACGGGCTGAGCGTGCGCGAGTACACGCTGCTGGACGTGCTGAGCCGTCAGCACCCGGGCGAGGGTGGCCACTTGAGGATGGGTGAGGTCGCCGAGGCGGTGGTGCTCAGTCAGAGCGCGACCACCCGGCTGGTCTCCCGGCTGGAGGACCGCGGCCTGCTGGCCCGCTATCTGTGCCCGACCGACCGCCGGGGCATCTACACCGACGTCTCCCCGGCCGGTCTCGAACTGCTCGAACAGGCCCGCCCCACCAACGGCGCCGCGCTCGACGCGGTGCTCACCGAGGCGGCGGAGCGGCCGGAACTCGCCCCGCTGGTCGCGGTGGTCCGGGGTCGGTAG
- a CDS encoding MFS transporter: MQSAPATTAKTSRSSLPALLALAIGAFGIGTTEFVITGLLPLIATDFDVSVPTAGILVTGYALGVVVGAPLLTAVGTRIPRKRMLMLLMGVFVLGNLLSAVTPGFELLLAGRVVTSLAHGAFFGIGAVIAAELVAPDRKAGAIATMFTGLTVANVVGVPLGTLIGQQLGWRVTFALVAAVGVAGVAAIALLVPELPRPRVAARLRQELSAFRNVQVGLAMAMTVLGFGGVFAAITYIAPMMTGPAGFSDSSVTWLLVLFGLGMVIGNLVGGRFADRALMPLLYLSLGLLSLTLLAFTFTAHNQLAAIVTVPLLGAFGFATVPPLQKRVLDQTAQAPTLASAVNIGAFNLGNALAAWLGGVVITAGYGYTAPNLVGAALTGSALLLAVLSAALERRAAPVRVGVPA; the protein is encoded by the coding sequence ATGCAATCAGCTCCCGCAACCACCGCGAAGACCTCGCGCAGCAGCCTGCCGGCCCTGCTGGCGCTCGCCATCGGTGCCTTCGGCATCGGCACCACCGAGTTCGTGATCACCGGGCTGCTCCCGCTGATCGCCACCGACTTCGACGTCTCCGTCCCGACCGCCGGCATCCTGGTCACCGGCTACGCGCTCGGCGTGGTGGTCGGTGCCCCGCTGCTCACCGCGGTCGGCACCCGGATCCCGCGCAAGCGGATGCTGATGCTGCTGATGGGCGTGTTCGTGCTCGGCAACCTGCTCTCCGCCGTCACGCCCGGCTTCGAACTGCTGCTGGCCGGACGGGTGGTGACCTCGCTCGCGCACGGCGCCTTCTTCGGCATCGGCGCGGTGATCGCCGCCGAGCTGGTCGCCCCCGACCGCAAGGCCGGGGCGATCGCCACCATGTTCACCGGCCTCACCGTGGCCAACGTGGTCGGTGTCCCGCTCGGCACCCTGATCGGCCAGCAGCTCGGCTGGCGGGTCACCTTCGCCCTGGTCGCGGCCGTCGGCGTGGCCGGGGTGGCCGCGATCGCCCTGCTCGTCCCCGAGCTGCCGCGCCCCCGGGTGGCCGCCCGGCTCCGGCAGGAGCTGTCCGCGTTCCGCAACGTCCAGGTCGGCCTGGCGATGGCGATGACCGTGCTCGGCTTCGGCGGCGTGTTCGCCGCCATCACCTACATCGCCCCGATGATGACCGGCCCGGCGGGCTTCTCCGACTCCTCGGTCACCTGGCTGCTGGTCCTGTTCGGCCTCGGCATGGTGATCGGCAACCTGGTCGGCGGCCGGTTCGCGGACCGGGCCCTGATGCCGCTGCTGTACCTCTCGCTCGGGCTGCTCAGCCTCACCCTGCTGGCGTTCACCTTCACCGCGCACAACCAGCTCGCGGCCATCGTGACCGTGCCCCTGCTCGGCGCCTTCGGCTTCGCCACCGTCCCCCCGCTGCAGAAGCGGGTGCTGGACCAGACCGCCCAGGCCCCGACCCTGGCCTCAGCCGTCAACATCGGCGCCTTCAACCTCGGCAACGCCCTCGCCGCCTGGCTCGGCGGCGTGGTCATCACGGCCGGCTACGGCTACACCGCGCCGAACCTGGTCGGTGCCGCGCTCACCGGCTCGGCCCTGCTGCTGGCCGTGCTCTCCGCCGCCCTGGAGCGCCGGGCCGCCCCGGTCCGAGTGGGCGTCCCGGCCTAG